The genomic window atgatgttccaAATATGAAGCCAAGGGTTACAAAAATCGCAGGGAGGGCGCAGCAGGGTCGCAATCTAgtgtggaatgggggtcttacagAAACAGATGAACATTCATGCTGGAGAGGTAATGTTGTGTGTAGTACAGACAACACAAAGACAGTTACCTATTGGGAGTTCCTCTAGTCCCACACAGAAGGTGTGAAACCCTCGGTCACACACGTCACAGAACATCATCTTATCCtggggtaaacaacaacaatagtcaaaacaacaacaaaaccctCAAAACAACAACCCACGGTCACATACGTAACAGAACATCATCTTTTTTACTTTCATAGTAAGGCACGGGGACATTTTCTGTACACAAAGTCGGAAGTCTGGACACAGATCCCTTTAATATGATTGTCAAATatatgatacttggtatgtctTGGTGAGCTTGCCATGATGAAGAGTTTTGGGCCCTCTGGCCATAGGAAGTCCTGAACACATAATTATTGCTATCATCTTACAGCGGTTAATAGAAAATTGAACAAGACTGATGAAGTTACCTCTTCAGAAGGGTCTCCACAGATGACGCAGGTTTTACACTCCATACACTGCCAGGGGTACGTCTTTATCACCTGCACAAGCTCATCACTCATGTCTAGACATGAGGGGTGGCCTGTGGGGGACACAGGACAGGTAATGTCATAATCACACTCATATCTACACTCCATACACTCATACAGCATATACACTCCATACACTCATACAGCATATACACTCCATACACTCATACAGCATATACACTCCATACACTCATACAGCATATACACTCCATACACTCATACAGCATATACACTCCATACACTCATACAGCATATACACTCCATACACTCATACAGCATATACACTCCATACACGCTCATCACTCATGTCCAAGCAAGAGGGGTGACCCACAGAACACAGGACAGGTAATGTCATATAATCAGACaatcttatgtcatacctgggccgcaaaaacttTTGATACGTGCGTTCTGGACCAGGTTATaattttgggttatcacacgggcttccatagaatatttagaatgcctTTCGAGTGCGCCAAGTGTGTCGGtatcgaaaattcgaatactggattcggtcGTTGGTGtgcggctgttacaattttttgttcgaggacaccaatttttctcaacttctggcaaattttgcattgaaatgtgtgttgcattgaaatgtgagtCTGACATAAATTAAATACAACActgtgtattctgcatcaccctcggttcCAGCCATATAATTATAGCTATTTGTGAGGATGCTCCTATTGGTCTTGTTAGCATCCAGTTCCACTCTGACTCCACTGGAGCTctagaagaaaacaaattttgcTGTCTAGACTCTCTCTATTCTTCAGTAATAAGGTTCCCTGACGTACCACTGTTATCACACTGTGAGCAGTGTATCAGGTCTGACATACGTACCACTGTTATCACACTGCGAGCAGTGTATCAGGTCTGACATACGTACCACTGTTATCACACTGCGAGCAGTGTATCAGGTCTGACATACGTACCACTGTTATCACACTGTGAGCAGTGTATCAGGTCTGACATACGTACCACTGTTATCACACTGTGAGCAGTGTATCAGGTCTGACATACGTACCACTGTTATCACACTGCGAGCAGTGTATCAGGTCTGACATACGTACCACTGTTATCACACTGTGAGCAGTGTATCAGGTCTGACATACGTACCACTGTTATCACACTGTGAGCAGTGTATCAGGTCTGACATACGTACCACTGTTATCACACTGCGAGCAGTGTATCAGGTCCTCCGTCCGACCCCACTTGTTGTTGTCCGGTCCCTTCAGACAGATCCCGCACACGGCGTTGGGCACGTCATCCTTAGGCTGCAGGGGTGGGGGAACATGGAACAGTCCGTATCCAGGCAACCGTTGCTAGGGAACCTGGCCACGAGCGTTTTGCTGGATGCAGAGACTAAATTTGCTGAGAGAGAAACTAGCCTGAACGAGGTTGGATTTCAGCTAAATTTCTTTTTGGAAAAGGTAGATTTGGGCATTTTTTCTGTACACACTTGTGTGCATCAACTGATTTTTTCATCGAACGAAGGATGCAACTGATCTCTTGTTGCACAGCGTCAGCAACAAAAAGGTGATTTGATTTTCTGTCCAGCAAAACACCTGACCAGTTATGTAGGGTAAACatttatatatagtatatatatatatatatatatacagcagaGACTATGCAGCTGGGAGAGGAAGGACGCACAAACTAGtgtctatggatgacatctctGAGTGCACTGATTTGGCCAGTTCCTTGGAAAAAGTCCTTTCTGGTGAAAAATGGGCAGTCATCTATGATGACACTTACTAGCTGCCACAAATAGAGGTGCTGCCTTCAGCGTTTAGGAAAAATACAACTTGTACTTGTCATAAACTACAAAAAATGGAATCAATGTTTGTTATAAAGTGCTTCTTTTCTGTAGCGTAGGTGCCATCCAGGCTAGAAAGAGGGTATATGGAAGCCCCAGTTAACTATTAGGATGGTACCtaggcttttttttcttgtgacAGAATTAGtttctgcagaggatgtcatccacagaACTGAGTTTATGTGGCCGACACATACAGGCCATGGAGCAAGGCGCAGAGCAGGGAGCAGCAACTGAAATAAAGGGGAGAGCTGGGGCGGTGGTTATGATGGCACTGGAGATATGATACACTCATTCTTAGAGGTGATCTTCAGAGAGATCTGTTGCCAAGCAACGCAACCTTAAACCTTAAACCTAATCAAAGTTTTCATCCTCGTTTCAAATTCTTGACGCTTGACAGTTCCTGTTGCTGTTTAGAGTTATAAAAAGTGACATAATCATGTGCTCCTTGGTTACAGGAACAATCTAAATGTTGGCAGATGTTGTAACAATTTAATGAGGGAAAAAACAGTTCGAAGCTCCTAAGTAGTTACTTTTTATGTTCTTGTTCTTACATTCTTGTTTTGCACATACACATGACTCTTAAGTTAAGTACACAGAAAGAGGTAGTATTTCTGGGTTGGCAATCTTCAATCACAGCTTAAAACCTGTGCTGTGTGGTGACCACTAGCTCTGTAGAACACCCCTGTGAATAGTGCAGGCTTGCAGATGGGTAGCAGACAAGAAACCAGCCTGGCATCCATCCCTACTGTAGCTACTCTTCTATCCCCTCCACAAATGTGGCTGGGGATGGCTGtacagtaggggtggataccagatTAAGATAAAACAGCCATAGATCCAGCCTGTTCAGCTCGAGTTGGTCAGACCAGACCTACGCTAACAAGTCTGGATCTCAGGCTAGAAACAGAAGGCTTGGATActattgatgataataataatgataataatgaatgtTTACGCCATGCCGGATATACGTCATGCAGGGTCTTACCGGGCACCATGCATGCAGCCGTGTGCACTGGAACTTTACTAAACAGTGCTTAACAATTTCCACTTTTCAGAACAATAAAATTTAGCAGCCCCAACAAGCTTTAAAATTCAATCTGCCTTGATTTCTTGGGTTTACAAGATTTTAACCCCAAACAATTATTTTGCAGCCAATAAAGTCTGTTGCACAAGTTGGTTATTCGacacaatacaatgtatatccaaaGATTTTCCTTCATCAACTTCAGAAAGAAGCTGGCATCCAATTCGCAGCCTGTAAAAATTCCATCCCAGTGCCAGACAAAAGCTGGCATCCAATTTGCAGCCTGTAAAATTGTTCCAGTGCACATGTGGGGGGAAGCTTGCCTTACCAGCGCTTCTACAGACACTTAAAGAAGGAAGAGAACATCTTAaccttgtccttttctgaggcTTTGGGTAGTTTGGCACCTTTAGCCTCAGCCGAGGTTTGCGCACGAGGCTTCTgaaaccacacacacacctgtcaaTCATTGGTCAGCATGGTGTGTGCTGGGGTAACCTTCGTCTACATttatccaccgggttacatgtacagggctcgaaattcatttttggaaataggtgcactggtgcacccaaccaaaaaaattaggtgcacagaatgaattttgggtgcaccacataagataaagcataatttcaaagtttacgctactgcctctcttaagaacttcaatctgtaattctaagtaatacatatatatatagaataaagtaaaacaaatggttgtattgctttttctgatacttacatttcaataatattctgtatactagtgtacaatactaCTTTTACCCTatggcctacaaaaatatctaggtgcactagtgcacccccagtgcacccacagtaaaaaatcaggagcacagctccaattttgggtgcacaagggTGCAcgtgcacccactatttcaagccctgcatgtatcattttaaaaacagtgtgtgtgagagatctctagtgcagcacccccaggtatgcacagtttagatctGCAGGCCAGGAGGGAATTATACTGGGAGATGTTACATTTGAGATCTCTTTAGACACGAGTGGCGGATACATGTGTGACCTGGTGGAAGTATGTTAGTAGACGCTACATGGGCACAGATTTCCAGTAGGTATTCCAAACCAGTCTTTTTCTCTCATTGAAATAAACCGGTATTTACAGCAATACAATTCTTGGTGcaaaatgttttctgaataTCGAATATTGGTTGAAATGCCTACATCAATGGAAGAAAAGACTTCTTTACTTAACCATCAGCTTATCACACTGGCATGCACAAAGTTTGCCCAAAAAGTCAATCGTCAACCTTAACTCGAAAATGACAGTCAGAtagcaaaatacattttttcttaaCTATACTTTGATATCTCTCTCTCTTGGCTTGGCTTTCATATTGTACTGTTGTGTTAAACATTTCTGCAGTTGTATGCTGTCTGAGATTgcatcatgatacatgtattaagttATTTATccctatgccaaaaatagttactcaagcaactggataatattttgaaatattttgataatactttgaaatattttgataataTTTATCCCTATATTCTAAACAgacaaatttttcaaaatgtcccCCAAGTACCAGCCGTACGTACCCTGTACCCTGCCTGAGCCACGGGAGGCATTGATTTCCGTTTAGCCGTGGGCCTGGGAGTGGCCGCCTTGGCTTTGGGCTGCTCCGGTGGTGAAGACTCCCCCTCGCTGCTGCTGCTGGTACTGCAGCTCCCGGAGCCTGACCCTGACGACTCTCCGTCCTGCACAGTACACAACAGGGGGAAAGATGTACTGTAAAGtggaaatgcatttaagtttgcatggtttttatctAGCAGCAAAGagtaaatggagtgttcgcagtggttttaagttcgtgtttgagacaatagtagacaagggagtaggagggcaaaaaattttgcggtggttttaagttcgcggcgaagagcttacagTGAAAACCGAAATAtgaaacaaccgcgaacatttctgcatttacagtatttgttccTTCATTTATTCACAGAATATGCAGGTGCTGCTGAATCAGTATTTTCTTTACTAAGATGAACAGAATTCAATAAATGTTGGATGCAGGATTTTCTTTAGAGGTCCTTAAGATCTGCAAGATGGCAGGAATGCaagctgtgtttcaaccagtgCAGGGGGCTTTTCTGTTTTGTAAGAAAGGTAAAGAAACTAAAAATTTGgtcctcaaaatgcaggaaatagtgtctctgagggttgtttatttcaaaattttcagggggAAGCCTGGACCCCTCTACAATCGCACATGCAGTGCTCGCCCAGCTGTGTCACTGCACTAAGATGCCCACAACATTGTGACAAAAAATCCTGGTGTGAACCCCGAAAAGGCAGGAGAAAGCTGCAAGAAGGAAGCCACCGCCATACTAAGGAGCTCCTTTAtacacacagcacagtttatgCAGCAGAGAGCAagacacttttttttctttgataacaagaaaaaattcgccaaaaatcgatatttcaaaatattcgcgtagacacgcgtcattcttcaagtattactatcatgtacattcctgcaaagttatattgatgaacatccaagcacaagccaaggagagcgtttcttctaaaaaaggggcgtggccttataaatcttgatgacgtaatcatgacatcatacgaatttgcataaattatcaccttgctataaggtactacctgaaaaaaaaatcaaggttgaggaaggtttataaagcttgagacagggttttttcaaaaacatcccaaaattcctcagccacccttcaacaataccttaagcttgtatctatggatgacatctgatTTGGATCATGGAAAAAGTACCCTCTGATAAAATGGGCAGCGATCTACGATGACGCTTCTTACCAGTTGCCACAAATGAACATTTGAACTGTGCAAGATGCAAGCAGCAGGCAACTACGAGGCACGAGGAAAGTGCAACAAGGAAGCCACCACCATACCGAGGAGCTCTCATCGTCTGAGTCGTCCCCACTGCTGACATGAGCGTAAGGGTCCACCTTGGAGGGGGGGCCATACAGACAGGTGTTCATGGGGAAGTACTTCAGCTCTTCTGATGTGTACCTGCAGGGGGGGAAAAGGGAGAGGgttttctttacaaaaataGCATTGGTTTGGATGAACAGGGCTGTCTAACTAGTGGGTTATAGGTAGTTGGATCCTTTCCATTCCTTTTCGTGCCTAGAGGCGGAAACTGTCTCCGTttaaaggaagccaaaaggtatggtcgggaatcctactatgctatgctaaatataccaaattgtatagtctccatcgaaattacattagttaaaaagttagttaaaaacctcccacaccataattgatgtatagggcggtgcccatctccgtttcatagccctggggccacactgtggtgcaatcactgcaccagggggctagtccactggcagtggagtgtgtttaacttccatactgtttcataagtatttttataaagtctttggtatgactcaatgcacctcttgtccagaggtgccctaggTGGGGcctgaaccccagtccttctggtccaagtaatttgaaccagatgtggcagagtagcaaaggcgcagaccactacaccacagggacaccccccgaAATTACATTAGTCCGTCATAATTCACCACTATATTATTAATTTGAAAATCGCGGCATACGCCGCCGCCTGGTGACCTCGGTTGACCTCTACTGCGTCGTGACCCCGCGTGAcgaccgcgtgacgtcacagggctgAGCGTCCCACGTGACCACCACCAACAACAACACTTGCTAGCGGCCGCGTGCCTCACAAACATTGTTGTCCGAACTCAGAAGACTTAGATCATGGAGATTGAAGAGAAtccagttgaaaatgaaaactttgaaGACTTTGATATCCGCCCTCCCACTGAATGCAAGCCCTCTGACGTCACGCGGTCGTCACGCGGGGTCACGACGCAGTAGAGGTCAACCGAGGTCACCAGGCGGCGGCGTATGCCGCGATTTTCAAATTGATATTATAGCGGTGAATTATGACGGACTAATGTAATTTTTATGGAGACTttactttttggtatatttagcatagcatagtaggattcccgaccataccttttggcttcATTTaatgtttctatagcccttgggccacacatcaCCATTACAGtaaggggctagtccactagtaATCGCAGTGACTTTGTAGTGGCATGTTCAATTCCCATACTTTGCATTTCTCTGAAGTGCTAAGCATAGACAGTACCATGCTGgtaccatttttcaagtctttggcaTGACCCGGCCAGAGTTTGAGCCCCCATCCTTCCGaacgcaaggtgaacactcCAAGGCCACTGCCCTGGGCTATGGGCCAACAAATACTATATGATAAATAAATCATGATTACTgttatctgcatctgtatagtcACATGTCAAACATAGAATACCTGTGTAACTGAAGACAACAATCTTCTCATCACTTATTTTCTGTCAgaatatgtgtatatgtgtatcagATGCACCAGCTCTACTCACTTCTTGTAATACTCCTGGAACTGTCCTGGGATGAGGGCCACGGGGAAAGGTCCGGGTTTGGTCGCCTCGGGCGGAAGTTTCCTCATCTTTCCTGCAGGGACCTGGATGGTCTGGGATACAGAGAGACAGTAAAGTCTACTAAAGATAAGGGAATAAAGCATAAGTATCTCCTTATACCATCAATCATATCATAGGCTAGGGCTGGTGCTAACTTTAACATGTACAAGAACATGATGTTAAAAAATTCTAAAGATGAGTTTACAAATTCTGAAGTATCCTTACTAGTTGCACAACTCACACTATTTGTACCACAGAAATTATTGTATCTTCTTTAATTTGCTGTCATCGAAATTAGTGGCTGGATATAGATGAAGAATGATGAAGAATCataaaaattgaaattgcaaacatttctgataAACAGTCAACAACAGGGATAGAACTAAAATTCAGTACACTACAGGGCAACCACCAAACCGTTAGCACAGACTACACAcatcattgatttgatttgatttgattagaattgcaacaagcaatacacgtgggacacaggcagctattgcagGTGTCgtgacacacacataaatacccgtttttacacctgggtggagtgaggatagtcgtgtaaagtgcctttcccaagggcacaacattggtggcgttggggtttgaacccgggaccgctgggttctgggctgaaaaccctgccgttatgccacacgaccccaccataGTGAActtaagcaagtaagcaagcaacctaccaaacattcaaacaaacccACCTGTGTCTGCATGTCGAAGTAGGCCCGTCGCTCCTCCATCCTCTCCTGGTTGAGCTGCCGGTTGTACTCCGCCGCCTGGTGCGCCGCCCGCTTGATGTACGCCGCAACCTTACTCACCTCTATGGTCGGCTGGAACAGCAAGATACAAtcatcagggctcaaaatactgggtgcatgtgcacctgtgtgctcccaaaattggagctgtgcatctaatttttgactgtgggtgcactggtgcacctatatatttttgtagcctatagggttaaggtactattgtacactagtacacagaatattcttgaaatgtaagtataaaaacagcatgataactttttgctgtactttatctagtgtattatttgtttgaaattttaaagttagctatacaattacagattgaagttcttaagaaaggcagcagcgttaaactttgtaattatgttctgaagaacattcaactttattttatctggtgcacccaaaattctttctgtgcacccaattttttgagttggg from Branchiostoma lanceolatum isolate klBraLanc5 chromosome 4, klBraLanc5.hap2, whole genome shotgun sequence includes these protein-coding regions:
- the LOC136434026 gene encoding PHD finger protein 10-like translates to MATLALLMAGSEGNSRSSFYDEDEENSSTPKRRPVKRRRTSRDSDNKSERGDPEEGVSRLGPPCLWEGDRKGLFLDSGSLFPAENLFEYQWPPDKNGDWYFVQEQVSEFLGVKSFKRKYQDLDRRVMEMDEKQYLWEKGVVNEAQVTLGLTALRSEEVYDLMLRDYPQKYQEYACVLHERERQSISEKHKEYEMPTIEVSKVAAYIKRAAHQAAEYNRQLNQERMEERRAYFDMQTQTIQVPAGKMRKLPPEATKPGPFPVALIPGQFQEYYKKYTSEELKYFPMNTCLYGPPSKVDPYAHVSSGDDSDDESSSDGESSGSGSGSCSTSSSSEGESSPPEQPKAKAATPRPTAKRKSMPPVAQAGYRKPRAQTSAEAKGAKLPKASEKDKPKDDVPNAVCGICLKGPDNNKWGRTEDLIHCSQCDNSGHPSCLDMSDELVQVIKTYPWQCMECKTCVICGDPSEEDKMMFCDVCDRGFHTFCVGLEELPIVLIQEQHIPGQWVCQTCNSAEMGQEELPQPQTKRRSRAR